The [Clostridium] colinum genome includes the window CACTGGAACTTAGGAGAACAACACGATATTTTAGATTTTGGACGTGCAGCTAAAATATCTGGTGCTAGATTTACAGTATATAAAGGTCTTGGAGCTAGACTTGAAAGAGCTTTAATAAACTTTATGTTAGACACACATATAGAAAAACACGGATATGTAGAGATTATGCCACCTCAAATGGTTAATAAAGGCAGTATGTATGGTACTGGTCAGTTACCAAAATTTGAAGAAGATATGTTTAAAGTATCTAACAATGGTTATTATCTTGTTCCTACGGCAGAAGTTCCTGTTACTAACCTTTATAGAGAAGAAATATTAGACGGTAACAATTTAACTATTAGCCACTGTGCATTCACTGCTTGTTTTAGAGCAGAAGCTGGTTCTGCTGGTCGTGATACAAGAGGGCTTATCCGCCAACATCAATTTAATAAAGTTGAGCTTGTTAAATTTACTAGACCAGAAAAATCTTATGAAGAGCTTGAAAAACTTACAAATGATGCTGAAAATATATTAAAACTTTTAAACCTTCCTTATAGAGTTGTAAGACTTTGTGGTGGTGATTTAGGCTTTAGCTCTGCTATGACTTATGATATAGAAGTATGGTTACCAAGTTATAACAGATATGTAGAAATATCTAGCTGTTCTAACTTTGAAGACTATCAAGCTAGACGTGCTAACATAAAATTTAAAGACAACATTAAAGATAAAGCAACATTAGTACACACATTAAACGGTAGTGGGCTTGCTGTTGGTAGAACTGTATCTGCTATATTAGAAAACTTCCAACAAGAAGACGGTAGCGTTATTATCCCAGAAGTTTTAGTACCATATATGGGTGGTATTAATAAAATAGGATAATTTATTAATAAAAAAATATGTTAGATATAAGGTTGTAGACAAAGTCTACAACCTTTCAAAAAACAATATTTTCTTGTACAAGGGGCTAAAAGCCCCTAAAAACCTATCTTTACGTATACGTGGCAAAGCTACATATGTAATTAAAGATGAGTACTCTTCGTTATCATACTCTCTAATTTTTTGTATTATTTCTATTTTGTTTACAGTATAAGCTAACTTAATATTTAAGTTGGCTATTTTAGGTTATAGAAGTTGTCTACAATCTTTCAAAAAATATTTTATGATACTTGTATGAAAAAATACCAATTTCTTCATACAAGGACTAACCCGTCTAAAAATCTAAATTTCTACACAATCTAAAACAAAGTCTCATTCTATAATTAGAATTTTTATACAAAGTATAAAAATAAAAAATTACTCTAAAATATTTTATATATTTATTAATATACACTATGCTTTATATTTATTAATTAAATCTATTGATTTTTTAAATTTTTATAGTATAATTTATAGTATAATTTAGTAAAATATTTTTTAGGAGTGAATAAATATGAAAAAATTAATTTCTATAGTTATGTCTATAACATTAGCATTAACATTAGTAGCTTGTGATAAACCTGAAAGTAATAATACTTCTGAGCTATCTTCTGAAACACAACAAGAAAAAGTAGATGAAAATGATTATATAGCTAAAATTAAAGAAAGAGGTGAGCTTATAGTTGCTACATCTCCAGATTATCCACCTTATGAATTTAAAATAGTAGAAAATGGGAAAGAAAAACTTGTGGGATTTGACATAGCAATAGCAGAAGAAATAGCAAAAGATATTGGTGTAAACTTACGTATATTAGAACTAGATTTTAATGGCCTTTTAGTATCGTTAAATGCTAACAAAGCCGATATGGTTATGGCGGGTATGACACCAGATGAAAATAGAGTTAAAGCTGTAGATTTTTCAGATATATATTATCTTGCAGAACAAGGTATTATGGTTTCATCTGAAAATAAAGATACTTTAAACACATTAGAAAGTTTAGCTGGTAAAAAAATTGGTGTTCAAAAAGGGTCTGTTCAAGAAAAAATTGCTTTAGAGCAATTATCTAATTCTAAAATAATGTCATTAGTTAAATTGCCAAATATT containing:
- the serS gene encoding serine--tRNA ligase, which codes for MLDIKRIREDFEGVKKALAKRGKEYDLEIFLTLDEKRRNLLQQVEELKNKQNTTSKQVPILKKEGKDTTELMAEMKELSDKIKVLDNEVREVDEEIQTLLYSIPNTPNEKVPCGVDDTENEEIRKWGEPRKFDFEPKPHWNLGEQHDILDFGRAAKISGARFTVYKGLGARLERALINFMLDTHIEKHGYVEIMPPQMVNKGSMYGTGQLPKFEEDMFKVSNNGYYLVPTAEVPVTNLYREEILDGNNLTISHCAFTACFRAEAGSAGRDTRGLIRQHQFNKVELVKFTRPEKSYEELEKLTNDAENILKLLNLPYRVVRLCGGDLGFSSAMTYDIEVWLPSYNRYVEISSCSNFEDYQARRANIKFKDNIKDKATLVHTLNGSGLAVGRTVSAILENFQQEDGSVIIPEVLVPYMGGINKIG
- a CDS encoding transporter substrate-binding domain-containing protein; protein product: MKKLISIVMSITLALTLVACDKPESNNTSELSSETQQEKVDENDYIAKIKERGELIVATSPDYPPYEFKIVENGKEKLVGFDIAIAEEIAKDIGVNLRILELDFNGLLVSLNANKADMVMAGMTPDENRVKAVDFSDIYYLAEQGIMVSSENKDTLNTLESLAGKKIGVQKGSVQEKIALEQLSNSKIMSLVKLPNIILELKAGNIDAAIVEFPVAEGYIKQYPELALSDAKVIDETGGCAIAIKKGNKSLVDQVNLTINRLKEEKSLDKYVIEANEIVNSMIE